The Desulfonauticus submarinus genome has a segment encoding these proteins:
- a CDS encoding DUF554 domain-containing protein codes for MEALPLGTLVNVVTVTIGSLIGLTFKRHIPPRIHKTVFQAIGLCTLLIGMQMALRVENLLLLIFSLLGGAIIGEGFDLEKKFIFLCEKLKQKCNSSSPTFTQGLLTSFLIFCIGSLTILGALEEGISHNPTLLFTKATLDGFTAIALSASYGIGVLFSIIPLFIYQTSLTLLAKAIQPFFTPILINQLTAVGGILILGLGLSLLKIKEIRITNLLPSLIFVLIFKGFL; via the coding sequence TTGGAAGCACTTCCCCTAGGCACACTCGTTAATGTTGTTACTGTCACAATTGGCAGTTTAATAGGCTTGACATTTAAACGACACATCCCCCCACGAATACATAAAACAGTATTTCAAGCTATTGGACTTTGCACTCTACTTATTGGCATGCAAATGGCTCTAAGAGTAGAAAATTTACTTTTATTGATATTTTCCCTTTTAGGTGGTGCTATTATAGGAGAAGGTTTTGATTTAGAAAAAAAATTCATCTTTCTGTGTGAAAAGCTCAAACAAAAATGTAATTCTTCCTCACCAACATTTACTCAGGGTCTTTTAACATCTTTTTTAATTTTTTGTATAGGCTCTTTAACTATTTTAGGAGCTTTAGAAGAAGGAATTTCTCACAACCCTACTTTACTTTTTACCAAAGCTACCCTTGATGGGTTTACTGCTATAGCCCTGAGTGCATCTTATGGCATTGGAGTCCTTTTTTCCATTATTCCCCTTTTTATTTATCAAACAAGCCTAACCCTTCTTGCCAAGGCAATCCAACCTTTTTTTACTCCTATTTTAATAAATCAGCTCACTGCAGTGGGCGGAATCCTTATTTTAGGATTAGGACTTAGCCTTTTAAAAATAAAAGAGATACGTATTACTAATCTCTTACCAAGTTTAATTTTTGTTTTAATATTTAAAGGTTTTCTTTAA
- a CDS encoding nicotinate phosphoribosyltransferase, giving the protein MSILKSWSQKFLFTDFYQLTMSQVYFDYNIHEIEVQFDYFFRSYPNYGSHQAGFCIFAGLETFFEWLSQAKPKKQEIEFLKSLKNNSLKPLFKKNFLTWLKDIDFSTLNIEAIPEGRVVHPHVPVVSIKGPFALAQIIETPLLNILNYQTLIATKAARIKEAAKGQIVIDFGLRRAQGFGGNAGTRGAIIGGVDFSSNTGTCFCLGLTPKGTHAHSLVQAFIALGYSEEEAFWAFAKTFPDNCILLIDTINTLESGLPNAIKTFKKLKTLGKNPIGIRIDSGDLAYLAVQCYKELKKAGFENCVIVLSNQLDELVIHQILTQIEQEAQEYNLNPKEIISKLVFGVGTRLITSAGSCSLDGVYKLTGVKTKNSWKPALKISDSPAKTLIPGDKKTYRLIDTRGKAMADLICLKKEHPFDKEKFTIFHPQDSKIFRTLYKKEILKADLLQKPIQQNGKIVYEFPSLIEIKKQREQDLKELDQGVRRLINPHIYHVSLSEKLCHLREKLIKNYRNKTLTVKHSLD; this is encoded by the coding sequence ATGAGTATTTTAAAATCATGGAGTCAAAAATTTCTTTTTACAGATTTCTATCAGTTAACCATGTCCCAAGTTTATTTTGACTATAATATACATGAAATAGAGGTCCAATTTGATTATTTTTTTCGATCTTATCCTAACTACGGCTCCCATCAAGCAGGTTTCTGTATTTTTGCGGGCTTAGAAACTTTTTTTGAATGGCTTTCTCAGGCAAAACCCAAAAAACAAGAAATTGAATTTCTCAAAAGTTTAAAAAACAATTCTCTCAAACCTCTTTTTAAAAAAAATTTCTTAACCTGGCTTAAGGATATAGACTTTTCTACTCTAAACATAGAGGCAATTCCAGAAGGCAGAGTAGTACACCCTCATGTGCCAGTAGTGAGCATAAAAGGGCCTTTTGCCCTAGCCCAAATAATTGAAACACCTCTTTTAAACATCTTAAATTATCAAACTCTTATAGCTACTAAGGCTGCTAGAATCAAAGAAGCAGCTAAAGGCCAAATTGTAATAGATTTTGGTTTAAGGCGTGCCCAAGGATTTGGAGGAAATGCAGGCACTAGAGGAGCTATTATTGGTGGAGTAGATTTTTCCTCTAACACTGGTACTTGTTTTTGTTTAGGACTTACACCTAAAGGGACTCATGCTCATAGTTTAGTTCAAGCATTTATAGCCCTTGGCTATTCAGAAGAAGAAGCTTTTTGGGCGTTTGCAAAAACCTTTCCAGACAACTGCATTTTGCTTATTGATACTATAAATACCTTGGAAAGTGGTCTACCTAATGCCATTAAAACCTTTAAAAAATTAAAAACTCTAGGAAAAAATCCCATAGGAATACGCATTGATTCAGGAGACTTGGCCTATTTAGCTGTACAATGTTATAAGGAACTAAAAAAAGCAGGATTTGAAAATTGTGTCATTGTACTTTCTAATCAACTAGACGAATTAGTCATTCACCAAATCTTAACTCAAATAGAACAAGAAGCTCAAGAATATAATTTAAATCCTAAAGAAATAATTTCCAAACTTGTATTCGGGGTAGGAACAAGATTAATTACTTCAGCTGGAAGTTGTAGTTTAGATGGGGTTTACAAACTTACAGGAGTAAAAACTAAAAATTCTTGGAAACCTGCTCTTAAAATCTCAGATTCTCCTGCCAAAACTTTAATTCCAGGAGATAAAAAAACCTATCGACTTATAGACACAAGAGGTAAAGCAATGGCAGACTTAATCTGCCTAAAAAAAGAACATCCTTTTGATAAAGAAAAATTTACTATTTTTCATCCACAAGATAGCAAAATATTCCGGACCTTGTATAAAAAAGAAATCCTGAAGGCAGATTTACTTCAAAAACCAATTCAACAAAATGGAAAAATAGTCTATGAATTCCCATCATTAATAGAAATTAAAAAACAACGTGAACAAGATTTAAAAGAACTTGACCAAGGAGTAAGAAGACTTATAAATCCACACATTTACCACGTATCCTTAAGTGAAAAACTATGCCATTTAAGAGAAAAACTAATTAAAAACTACCGAAACAAAACCTTGACAGTTAAACATAGCTTGGATTAA
- the pncA gene encoding bifunctional nicotinamidase/pyrazinamidase, with translation MKALLLVDIQNDFCPNGALPVPKGDEVVPVANALMNKFNLVVATQDWHPKGHISFASTHNKKPGDIIYINGIMQILWPDHCIQNSKGADFHPHLNRQKITKVIYKGTDPLIDSYSGFFDNAKQKQTELDDFLKKHNIKKIFLVGLATDYCVKFTALDGVELGYETYVIIDGCRAVNINPQDEEKAIQEMKASGVKIITREQI, from the coding sequence ATGAAAGCCTTGTTATTAGTAGATATCCAAAATGATTTTTGCCCAAATGGAGCTTTGCCTGTCCCCAAAGGAGACGAAGTAGTACCTGTAGCTAACGCCCTCATGAATAAATTTAATTTGGTTGTTGCTACTCAAGACTGGCATCCCAAAGGCCATATTAGCTTTGCCTCTACGCATAACAAAAAACCAGGGGACATCATTTATATTAATGGGATTATGCAAATCCTATGGCCAGATCATTGTATCCAAAATAGTAAAGGAGCGGATTTTCACCCTCATTTGAATCGCCAAAAAATAACAAAAGTCATTTACAAAGGGACAGATCCTTTAATAGACAGTTATAGCGGATTTTTTGACAATGCTAAACAAAAACAGACAGAGTTAGATGATTTTTTAAAGAAACATAATATAAAAAAAATATTTTTAGTTGGCCTAGCTACTGATTATTGTGTAAAATTTACTGCCCTTGATGGAGTAGAGCTTGGTTATGAAACATATGTTATTATTGATGGATGTAGGGCAGTAAATATTAATCCACAAGATGAAGAAAAGGCCATTCAAGAAATGAAAGCGAGTGGAGTTAAAATAATAACTAGGGAGCAAATTTAA
- a CDS encoding winged helix-turn-helix domain-containing protein has product MKDVRFKMRLWFEDEQGRIIFGPGRALLLQKVKECGSLNKAAKELGMSYRAAWGKIKASEEVLNQKLLAKTEGSKSFTLTEIGLQILEKYENWRNSVYEFAQKEANFFPKIKENL; this is encoded by the coding sequence ATGAAGGATGTAAGATTTAAAATGCGATTATGGTTTGAAGATGAACAGGGACGAATAATTTTTGGTCCTGGTAGAGCACTTTTACTTCAAAAAGTAAAGGAATGTGGGTCTTTGAATAAGGCTGCTAAGGAACTAGGTATGTCTTATCGTGCCGCATGGGGAAAAATAAAAGCAAGTGAAGAAGTATTAAATCAGAAGTTATTGGCAAAGACTGAAGGCTCTAAAAGTTTTACCCTTACAGAAATAGGCTTACAAATTTTGGAAAAATATGAAAATTGGCGAAACAGTGTGTATGAATTTGCCCAAAAAGAAGCTAACTTTTTCCCAAAGATTAAAGAAAACCTTTAA
- a CDS encoding CBS domain-containing protein: MLKVADLMSKDVFTLKFSDTIAHAKSLMNLARIRHIPIVDGKNNFVGLITHRDILAATISKLAEIDEKTQAELDASIPICEIMRKDITTVPPDMPLKEAAQILVNHKYGCLPVLKDNKLVGILTEADFLNLTISLLSALEQEISLGSTSPRHTR; this comes from the coding sequence ATGCTAAAAGTAGCAGATTTAATGAGTAAAGACGTTTTTACCTTAAAATTTAGTGATACAATTGCCCATGCCAAATCTCTTATGAATCTTGCTCGTATTAGACACATTCCCATAGTAGATGGTAAAAATAACTTTGTCGGCCTTATAACCCACCGGGATATTTTAGCTGCTACTATATCTAAGCTTGCTGAAATAGATGAAAAAACTCAAGCAGAATTAGACGCTAGCATTCCTATCTGTGAAATAATGAGAAAAGACATTACCACTGTGCCACCAGATATGCCTCTTAAAGAGGCTGCTCAAATTCTTGTAAATCATAAGTATGGTTGTCTCCCTGTATTAAAAGACAACAAACTAGTAGGTATTCTTACTGAAGCAGATTTTCTAAATCTTACCATTAGTTTATTATCAGCCCTTGAACAGGAGATCTCTCTTGGAAGCACTTCCCCTAGGCACACTCGTTAA